A window from Halomicrobium urmianum encodes these proteins:
- a CDS encoding zinc-dependent alcohol dehydrogenase family protein yields MRATTLTDVGEVTVRDRDRPTPGDDEVLVRVGACGVCMTDYHMYHGTFDVEMPLVLGHESAGKVVEVGESVTAVESGDRVAINPTVPCNACSYCKRGETHLCENNTSIGGAADTVIDGAFAEYVRVPETNVEDIGELSFEQAALAEPLACCVHGVDQVDLRQGDSVAIVGAGPIGLLLLQAFRSAGAAPIVVSEPDDERRELAAELGADAVVDPDETDPVEAVPAAAGGPVDVGVEAIGLVPTVEQANAVTAKGGATLVFGVPAEDATMEISPFDVFFDEVGYRGSYSLTTEDFERAVTLLQHGRIDADRLISHRIGLDDLPSAFDRMERTDGLKNVVVPDSE; encoded by the coding sequence ATGCGCGCGACGACCCTGACCGACGTCGGCGAAGTGACCGTCCGGGACCGCGACCGGCCGACGCCCGGCGACGACGAGGTGCTGGTCCGCGTCGGCGCCTGCGGCGTGTGCATGACCGACTACCACATGTACCACGGCACCTTCGACGTGGAGATGCCGCTGGTACTGGGCCACGAGAGCGCCGGCAAGGTCGTCGAGGTCGGCGAGTCGGTGACCGCCGTCGAGTCCGGCGATCGCGTGGCCATCAACCCGACCGTCCCCTGCAACGCCTGCTCGTACTGCAAGCGCGGGGAGACGCACCTCTGTGAGAACAACACGAGCATCGGCGGGGCCGCCGACACCGTCATCGACGGCGCGTTCGCCGAGTACGTGCGCGTCCCCGAGACCAACGTCGAGGACATCGGCGAGCTGTCCTTCGAGCAGGCCGCGCTCGCCGAGCCGCTGGCCTGCTGCGTCCACGGCGTCGACCAGGTCGACCTCCGGCAGGGCGACAGCGTCGCCATCGTCGGTGCCGGACCGATCGGTCTGCTGCTGCTGCAGGCGTTCCGCAGCGCCGGCGCGGCCCCCATCGTCGTCTCCGAGCCAGACGACGAGCGCCGCGAACTCGCCGCCGAGCTGGGCGCGGACGCCGTCGTCGACCCGGACGAGACCGACCCCGTCGAGGCCGTCCCCGCGGCCGCGGGCGGGCCGGTCGACGTCGGCGTTGAGGCCATCGGCCTCGTGCCCACCGTCGAGCAGGCCAACGCGGTGACCGCGAAGGGCGGCGCGACGCTCGTCTTCGGCGTCCCGGCGGAGGACGCGACGATGGAGATCAGCCCCTTCGACGTCTTCTTCGACGAGGTGGGGTACCGCGGCTCGTACTCGCTGACCACCGAGGACTTCGAGCGGGCGGTGACGCTGCTGCAGCACGGACGCATCGACGCCGATCGCCTGATCTCCCACCGCATCGGCCTCGACGACCTGCCGTCCGCGTTCGACCGGATGGAGCGGACCGACGGCCTGAAGAACGTCGTCGTCCCCGACTCGGAGTAG
- a CDS encoding IclR family transcriptional regulator, with amino-acid sequence MTESGRYEVEATGTSIAIFEALVAAEDGLGVTALARETDLSKSVVHNHLSTLQAHGYVVKRDGTYEPSLRPLAQGDQTRENLAVYGAARGEIDNLASATGETTALFVREADSAVPVYVARGGENWSPPFREGERFPLHATAPGKSLMTSVPAERLTELIDGMDLSAADDASDPEEFREQLRQVRDDGIAFSRAEHLDGVVGVAAPIPSTNGSRPAALAVCGPIERLNGRYLEEDIAGQVLSTSTSIQVALTSE; translated from the coding sequence ATGACCGAAAGCGGCCGATACGAGGTCGAGGCGACCGGGACGTCCATCGCGATATTCGAGGCGCTGGTGGCCGCGGAGGACGGGCTCGGCGTGACGGCCCTCGCGCGGGAGACCGACCTCTCGAAGAGCGTCGTCCACAACCACCTGTCGACGCTCCAGGCGCACGGCTACGTGGTCAAGCGAGACGGGACGTACGAACCGTCGCTTCGGCCGCTCGCACAGGGAGATCAGACTCGGGAGAACCTGGCCGTCTACGGCGCCGCCAGGGGCGAAATCGACAACCTCGCGTCGGCGACCGGAGAGACGACGGCCCTGTTCGTCAGGGAGGCGGACAGCGCCGTCCCGGTCTACGTCGCCCGGGGGGGCGAGAACTGGTCCCCGCCGTTCCGGGAGGGCGAGCGGTTCCCCCTCCACGCGACAGCGCCCGGCAAGTCGCTCATGACGTCAGTCCCGGCGGAGCGGCTCACCGAACTGATCGACGGGATGGATCTGTCGGCGGCCGACGACGCCTCCGACCCGGAGGAGTTCCGGGAGCAACTCCGGCAGGTCCGCGACGACGGCATCGCGTTCAGCAGAGCAGAACACCTCGACGGGGTCGTCGGCGTCGCGGCGCCGATCCCGTCGACGAACGGCAGCCGGCCCGCCGCCCTCGCCGTCTGCGGCCCGATCGAGCGCCTGAACGGCCGCTACCTGGAGGAGGACATCGCGGGCCAGGTCCTGAGCACGTCGACGTCGATCCAGGTCGCGCTGACCAGCGAGTGA
- a CDS encoding MFS transporter — translation MRWRYQETVLTLSSLAFFVTMVGRLAISPVIPDIAADLDISTTAIGAALTGMWITYALVQFPSGVLADRYGERIVILVAVAGTGLTAVVIAAAPAFGLFVVGTLLLGAAAGLHYSVATALITRTYDDIGTAIGLLNAGGPMAGLITPVVVAWVAVTYDWRLAIGLTAVIAVPVAALFWYGVRPTEPQRPNQSLRDRLDPDEIGALLSRRTIVFTGVVAVLFDFTWQALSSFLPTFFVQHHGYSQTLAGTLFAVYFAGHGVLQIGVGALADRYGRDAAAVACAVTGIAGLAVLVVGSRLWVLVGALLLLGFGMGWAAAVFPRFMDNLAASEQNFGFGLIRTSYMVVAATGSVVVGALADRLDWTAAFGALIALLAVAGGMLVVNRSLDLGY, via the coding sequence ATGCGCTGGCGCTACCAGGAGACTGTCTTGACGCTGTCCTCTCTCGCCTTTTTCGTGACGATGGTCGGGCGACTGGCGATCAGCCCGGTGATCCCGGACATCGCCGCCGACCTCGATATTTCCACCACTGCGATCGGCGCCGCGCTGACCGGCATGTGGATCACGTACGCGCTCGTCCAGTTTCCGAGCGGTGTGCTCGCCGATCGGTACGGGGAGCGGATCGTCATCCTGGTCGCGGTCGCCGGGACCGGCCTCACGGCGGTCGTCATCGCCGCGGCCCCGGCCTTCGGGCTCTTCGTCGTCGGGACGCTCCTGCTCGGCGCCGCCGCCGGCCTCCACTACAGCGTCGCGACGGCGCTGATCACGCGCACCTACGACGACATCGGGACGGCGATCGGCCTCCTCAACGCGGGCGGGCCGATGGCCGGCCTGATCACGCCCGTCGTCGTCGCCTGGGTCGCCGTCACTTACGACTGGCGACTGGCGATCGGACTCACCGCGGTCATCGCCGTCCCGGTCGCCGCCCTCTTCTGGTACGGCGTCCGCCCGACGGAGCCACAGCGGCCCAATCAGTCGCTTCGAGACAGGCTGGACCCGGACGAGATCGGGGCGCTGCTGTCCCGTCGGACGATCGTCTTCACCGGCGTCGTCGCGGTCCTCTTCGACTTCACGTGGCAGGCGCTGTCCTCGTTCCTGCCGACGTTTTTCGTCCAGCACCACGGGTACTCCCAGACGCTCGCAGGGACGCTGTTCGCGGTATACTTCGCCGGCCACGGGGTGCTGCAGATCGGCGTCGGCGCGCTCGCCGATCGATACGGCCGCGACGCCGCCGCGGTGGCCTGCGCCGTGACCGGCATCGCTGGCCTCGCGGTTCTCGTCGTCGGGTCTCGGCTGTGGGTGCTGGTCGGCGCGCTCCTGCTCCTCGGGTTCGGCATGGGATGGGCGGCCGCGGTGTTCCCCCGGTTCATGGACAACCTCGCGGCGAGCGAGCAGAACTTCGGGTTCGGCCTGATCCGGACGAGTTACATGGTGGTCGCCGCGACCGGGTCCGTCGTCGTCGGCGCGCTCGCCGACCGCCTCGACTGGACTGCCGCCTTCGGCGCACTGATCGCCCTGCTCGCAGTCGCCGGCGGGATGCTCGTCGTCAACCGCTCCCTCGATCTGGGATACTGA